The window taaggaacaagaatgcgcaaaatgattaaataattatatatgtacCTTATAATGtgctatatatatgtatatatattactgtgtgtatatacatatacagtgggagaaataagtattgaacgtgtcaacatttttttcagtaaacatatttccaatgaggctattcacatgaaattttcaccaagctttggtattaactcaagaaataccacacatgtaaagaaatccaaacattaaagtccataaataaagttatgtgtaataaagcagaatgacacaggaaaaaagtattgaacacgctaactgaaatttatttaatatttagtggagaagcctttgtttgtaatgacagcttcaagatgcttcctgtatgaagaaattaataggcctcaggtgtgattttggcttgttcttctaaacatgtctttaaatcttgttcaattggattcaagtcaggtgattgactgggccattctaatggcttgatttttttttttctctgaaaccagttgagagtttcctttgctgtatgctttggatcgttgtcctgctgaaaaGTCCACCCacttctcatcttcatcatcctggtggatggcagcagattcttcacaagaatctcccagtaaagggctccattcatcattccttcaattgtatgaagtctgccagtaccatgtgattaAAAACTgctccacaccatgatgcttccacctccacacttcactgttggtatagtgttttaagggtgatgtgctgtgccatttcttctccaaacatggtgtgtagtatgacagccaaaaagttcaattttgctcttgtccgaccagactacactctcccaggatttcataggcttgtccaaatgagttgcaGCAAACTTTAagtgagcttcgacatgccttttctttagtaatagagtcttgcggggtgagcatgagcagtggagtgcattgccaattgtttctctgtgacgatggcacctgctgcctccaagtgtttctggagctctttccgagtggtccttggcgcttggactactcttctgactattcttctgactccctgttcagaaatcttgcaaggagttcctgtgcgtggccggttgatgaccgcgtgatgttgcttccacttgcggacaatatgtttcgcaacaataagtgTGCACACGTGTTGGGAgggctctttgcttttacccatcatgagatgtttcttgtgtgacaccttggtaatgaaaagcctttttatagactatcagtttactaacccagctgatattaatttgcacagataggaggtataattacttaccttaccttggagaactgatttttcttagcgtgttcaatacatctttcctgtgtcattccactttattacacataactttatttatggtctttaatgttgtgtattctttatatttccagatttcttgagttaatactgatgtctggtgaacatttcatgtgaatagccttatTGGACATAtatattactgaaaaaaatgttggcgCATTCAatactgtatgcatgtatgtatttttttcagtatgtaTTTTCCCTatatagttactaattccccaaatctatgaaactgcattcataatggggttcagttggactagacacaaccaggcctgattactgcaaaccctgttcaatcaaatcaatactTAAATAggactttttcaacagcatgaagttggttaaaaggtcttacccagtaacacactcagccaaaattgaaagaaattccagaaattatgaggaagaagctgatttcaggtgatacatcagtctgggaagtgttacaaagctatttcaaaggctctgggatgccaaaggaccacagtgagaaccATTATCTCCatatggaaaaactctgcacagtagtgaaccttcccagaagtgaccgaccttccaaaattcctccaagagcacagtgactactcatccagcaagtcacaaaagacccacaGACAaatgacctacaggcctctcaaAAATGGCATCcgtggaagagtggcgaggtgaaaaccactgccaacccagaagaacattaaggctcttctgaattttgccaaaacacaccttgatgatcttcaagtctttttggagaatgttctgtggattgatgagtcgaaggtggaactgtttggaagacaggggtcctgttacatctggtgtaaactaaacaccaaattccacaaaaagaacatcatacctacggtcaagcatggtggtgatgGTATGGGATTCTTTGGTTTGGATTTTTGCTGCTTCAAGGCATGGGCaaattgcaataattgagggaaacatgaattcttctttctaccagaaaattcgaaaggagaatgtccagtcttcagtcttcAATTTTAATACAATGGTATTTGGTACATATTTATCATTGGTCTCTGAAAATATTGTTGTCATTTTATACAACGATTATACGACCGGATACGCTATCTACGTCCTTCTCACACTGTCTTTGAACGCCACCTGGAGAGCGCCGCTCTAACAACCTTGCTTGTGGATTATACCACCCCAATTCAATTTAATAGGTTGTTGGAAATAAGAAAGTTGGAGATGATTGGTTAATTCTTGGAACGTTTCGACAGctagatcagtgattggtcggaGCAGCCCTGTCCTGGCCATCTATTGGTTCTCATTAATTGCGGCCCGCTCCAGCGCGTGCACGCAGTTAGTGCCAGTTTGAAACCGGCTAAGCACGCGCTGCCATTCTTACTCCACCCGGTGGCGAGGCGAAGTCATTCAGCTCTCTCCAGATTTCTTCTAAATAATTACAACACCTTACTACTGGTGAGTAGTGTGAATGAGTAGAGGACATGTAAGAATATTACTTGCGGGTTTTTTTAAGACTAACACAGCGTGCTAGTTAGTTAGCCGTGTTGGCTAACGTTTCGTCTTAGCTTAGCGACATCGGTGTACGAGTGTATTAGCTAGCTGTATAACGTTGCCAAGCTAATTAGCGGCATTGCTAACACCGGCCGTGTGAAATACATATTCAGTTTTGACTCGGAAATAAGTTGGTTTTTATATCTGATATTTCTGCGTGTATCAGGTAGTCTAATTGAATTTCACTACATTAGAAATGCAGTGTGTTAGACTGTAAGAACCGCTAGCGCGCTAAGCTAAACCATTGTACTGAACGCAGCGCCGCATTCACGTAACCGGATACAGTGAAATTAGCTGTAGCATATCAGTGTGAAGTTAATCGCCAGGCTGACGCTTGTCGCTTTTTTTCCAATACGAGTcggaacttttttattttatatcactCGCGTGTAGTTGGATATGAAGCGTGACGTACTTTGCGATTGCGGTGTCAGATATCCGACGCAGCGCCTCGCTAATTAGCTATCGAGTCTGATCTGAAATAATGGGGAACacgtgcttaaaaaaaaaaaaaaaactatcaaatTTATTCGACGCTGTCTATCAACcgaattttttgttgttgtcttaaTTAGTATCTCATAGATCGATCATGATTCTCAACCTGACGTTATAGCAAAGCCAAGCTAGTAGCGAGGCATCCTTCCCCATGGCCGACTCTCTCAGGCCTGGCCTGCATACCGTCAGCCCCAGCGGTAACGCGTAACCCCGCTACTGTTTTACAACTGAATGTGTCTtgtgttgccatggaaacaaaCGTTTACTGAAGGTCGGAAACACAGGTTTGATGCTGACGTTGAGTTGATCTTAAATAAGGGCACACCATGCGCCTCCATCTTGGCTTAAAGGATTTACTTGTATTGGTAATGGGGCAGATGgccttggtttttttttttgccagcaggtgtgatttttgaagcctttctgtttcagtttAAACCCGCTGACCAAAGAAATGGTGATGGAGAAGCCAAGTGCCCAGCTTGTCGGGCGAGAGTTTGTCCGACAGTATTACACCCTTCTGAACCAGGCTCCTGACTACCTGCACAGGTAAATGCTCAAAATATGACCCAATAAGACaatgaaatgttcattttttcccccacagggGTGGTTGATCTCACATAATATCATGATCCTGGACATCTTTATGATGCACAGTATGTATGGTATCATGATATCAAGGCAAAAATATAAGGGTCTGACATTTTGTGGcagaaaagaaggaaataaaCATGTTTACGTCAAATTGTATTATGGGTGGAATCtgtaacaaaaatatcacatcatgaTACTTGCCAATTTCTACAGTACGTTCTGCTCACTATATAGGTTTAATGCCAATCTGCTGCCGAAAACCTGACAAGGAGGAAAACTAAAATTTTTGTGAACAAATTACAAATCTAATAATTTCATAAATTTGTGTAACCTTTTTTAGACCTTCAGAACAGCAAAAATTTACATTGAATCAACTACTTTTAGAGTTTGCCATTGTTATTTTTTGATACTATCCATCACAATACCTGTAATATctcaagaaaaaaatgaattatactGTTTATATTGTCCTACTCCTCTGCCCTTGATTCTTGGTGAAATGAGATCAcaactatattattatatttgtgtatattaaactatTGTATTGCAGTAGCGGACCTACTGGCTCTTTGTGTACGACTTCTCATCTGCGTTTTGAATTACTGATTTGTACTGCAGTAGGTTATATCCTGAGCTAGGAAATTGCTATTTAGTGTCGTAAAGTTTATCATATTGGTGTGCTAagagtgtgcagtgtgttatcTAAAGTTAGGAAACCAGAAATAACAGCTGGTTAAGTGATTAGTAGTTATGTATTAATCATAAATAACAGTTAGTTGTGGTAGTATTTCTGATCTGCTGAAAAGTATTCCTAGCCCACTTGTGGAAGAAAATCAGTCTTGATTAACATGTGGCATGTATAATGTGTTACTGGCAATTTTTGACAAGACTACACATGTAGCCATGACTCCCTCACCTCATTCCTTCATTACACATTTAATAACTTATTTTGAAAACAGGAGAGTTAATATTCGGTCTAAAGTATTAAACATCTTATTTGGGACAAATTTTCCCTTCATTACAAGCAGGTGTTTGGGtcacttttaaaatgtaaaaaccttTGTCCCTCTTTTCCTCCTGTAGATTCACTGTACTTCAGGTTTGAGGACACGTGGTACAACATCTATTGAGTTGCACTGACAAACAAACGAAGATCGTTACATTAATAATTTTGTGCAGACTTAGTAGGTTTATGATCTTGTTCTTTGACACAATTCATTCTACACAGACGCTGGACCTCAGGGTGGCTGGTGTGACTGTGTCGAGGCAAAGTCTTTGATAGTTTTTGGGTTCTTGTATGGGTCTGCAAAAAGCATTACTTAAGAAAAATTAATCAACTTTTAAAGAAACATTTGTCATTATGGGTGTTGTGCAGATGAACTGATACAGATTCAAGTCCCTTTGGTTGTAAATGTCTTATTATACATTGTTATTCTCATTAAATATGACCTGATGGAGGTCTCATgtgttttggttaaaaatgaccTCTAAAGATTAAGTGCTCTCACTAAATAAGAACAAGCCtggaaagttaaaaaaaaaaaaaaaacataaaattgatTGTATGGCTTTTCATGAGGAAATGACAAGAACTCTGCAAAAACATCCAAAATGCATGTTTATATCCTGTTGACCAGTTGTTTCTGAAATAATGTAACTTTTCAGAAAAATCcttatgaaatgaaacaattatGTAATTTATTGCCGTAGCAAAGTAATATTTCAGTAGAACTCTGCTTCATAAGTTATGCCTtaatcaaaaaaattttttcaggTTCTATGGCAAGAATTCTTCCTATGTGCATGGTGGTTTGGACAATGGCAAACCTGCAGAGGCAGTCTATGGCCAATCGGTATGTACGCCgcctgtttttttaaatttatttatttatttatttatttatttatttttcttaaagtgTGGTggtttgtaaaaaaattatCGTTCTGGATAGGAAATTCATAAAAAGGTGATGGCTCTGAGCTTCCGTGACTGCCACACTAAAATCAGGCATGTGGATGCTCATGCCACTCTGAATGAGGGGGTTGTGGTGCAGGTGATGGGAGAGCTGTCCAACAACATGCAGCCCATGAGGAAGTTCATGCAGACCTTTGTGTTGGCACCAGAGGTACAGCATCCAACATTCTAAAGCTTTCATCATTTTATAACCTCATGCATCACTGGAGTTCTTAGAAATGTAATTTGCCATAAGTTtcattgtttttataaatataaactcaaAATATAACTGTTAGTACATTTGTGCAGCCAACCAGTAGAGTTGGTGAAGATGCATATTTTGGTGGCTAGTGTTTATCTGTATTTTTGTGATCTTTCGATCATGTCAGCTACACTTACTTGTTGTTTGCTCCAAATATCCTTTGATTCAGGGCACTGTTGCAAACAAGTTCTACGTACACAATGACATCTTCCGCTATCAGGATGAGGTCTTTGGGGACTCAGACTCTGAACCTCCTGAGGGTGAGCCccttgcatgttgttttaaggTGCTTTCATGCAGGCAGCCTCTGTGCATTGCAGATGGCATCATTCATCTCTTACCTTTCCAGAGTCCGAGGAGGAAGTTGAGGAGCTGGAGGAGAGGGTGAACTCGCCTGAGGTGCAGCAGGAAGAGGCGGCTGCGTTCTATGAACAGAGTCCTTGGTAATGTCccattttctatttttgtcCACTTGCCGGAAAAGAAGTCTTGTGCCAGTAACACAGTAGTTAAGTTCGATGGCCAGAATTGTAGATAGATGGCTGTACTTTAAATGATCCCCAAGGGAAAGTGTGGCTGTTGCAGTAATCAGATTATGCATTATgtatacacacagtcacatactTGCACACTACATATTTACCCACACAGTGCAGTGGGGGgtggtttatttttgttaatatgAAAACATTCAGTGGAATGTGGGACatggagttttatttattttttttctaggtACTATGTGTGGACAAGgttgggttttattttatgGTATGGTTTAATTTTGCTTGTTATTAAAGTCATGATTAATCAGTTGCTTGGCTAAGTTTGACTTATTTCCCATTAAGTTTAATGAAGCCATGTTTGTTTCACAGTGTTAGAAATACAGTTAACACATGGCTTGAGCTTGTGGTTTAAAGGGCAAGcccataaataaaatttaaaaagtctttgtacaaataacctggagcATATCGAAAACATAATGCAATTGAAGGGTTTAAGCAATGGCCCCTGCATAAGTGTATTaagtggctgagaaaacccatttggaGAGCTAGTTTATGGTCCCGAATGCTTGTGTATGATgtgcctcctgtcagtcattgtATAAACACTCGACTCTACGGGCCACCGTAGATCCTTGGGGCAGGGCTGTGGTCTGTGAGCATGGGTGGGAATGGTCGGTGTGTtcaaggagtaaaaaaaaaaaaaattaattcagaagttGAATCCACCTAGGTAACTGTTAGAGACCtgatcttacctaatgcactgAAGTCAATTGATGCCAATATCTAATGTCAGCCAACTTGAGCAAAGTGTACATGCCTTGAAGTTGATCGTTTAATTGTTTGTGGGAGCCAAAATTGTCTGAATAAGGTAGTCTTTACCTTTTGTCTAGGAGGCTACAGTTTGGCATGTAGTGCAGCATCAATCAATTCAGAGGTCaaagtatattttaagtgtgtgtcATTTCAGTGTGGAGCCAGAGGTTCCTCAGGAGGAGCTGTCTGTAACCCCTGAGCCCCAGCCTGAACCCGAGCCAGAGATGGAGCCTGAGGCAGCTGCTGTGGAGCTGAAAGAGGATTCACCAAGCCAGGCTGAGCCCCTTAGTGTGGAGAAAAGCCTAAGAACTCCTCCTTCACCTACTCCCGCTGAGTCTGCAGCCACCATACCAGATGAAAACCGGGTATGTGCCCATTCCAGTTACTGACCTAGCCTCCATATAGGGGCTTGGAAGCTCTCAGGAAGCTTAACTACTTTTAAGTAGGCAAACTTTAGCCTTTTCTAATTTCTTTTGATTAATACCAATAATAGTGTATAAGATTTGCTCAACGTAATATAAAATGTAGTACAAGTATAGACTGGGCTTTAAGacgcaactttttttttttttccctcagccTTTTTCATGGGCTTTAGTCACCAGTAAGAATCTCCCCCAGGGAGGAGTGGTGCCAGCTTCAGGAATCCCCCCTCATGTAGTCAAAGCTCCAGCAAATCAGGTGTGCCATCGTAAACAGCTCCTCGTTTTAATTCAGTAGTGGTCTAATCTGTTGGCAAGATGCTGGGTTCACTGATTGACGGAAggaaaatccaccctgaaaTGACTTCATAGTACATTAGTCTTTTCAacatgttggtttattttctttggttacccacaatgctttttcattacctgctgatagtggtgccagtAGAATTTAATCCTAGCTTCATCTCTAGCCCTTTAGCTTTATCCCTTACATTTGAGTTGAAATGTTATATTGAACGCTATTGTAACTGCGCTAGCAATGTTTGTCACGTCAGAGTGGTTAAAAACTACTTGTGGAAATTAAGCACCATACAACTAATTGTCACTAGAATTGCTAAGCACATCATCTGTTTCAGTATAAAGGTTTGTTTCAGGGTGAACTTTTCCTTTAATAGCAGTTCTGGTTTATTTAAGCTAAACGGTAAGATTTTGTGCACagtgaaaatattaaaaacgAAACTTGAtgtgtcctcttttttttttttttttttttgggtgtgtgtttgggtataTATTGATTGTCTTCTTAAAGCAGCCCAGAGTCGAAGTTAAACCGGAACCCCAGACCACAGTACAGAGACCTCAGAGAGACCAGAGACCACGTGAACAAAGACCAGGGCCCCTTCCAGCACAGAGAGCTCCAAGACCAGGAGGTATTCAATACTATAGACACAATGTGCAATCCTAAATGCACTCTGTGTAAATCGTTTTAAATGGTTTCTTCATTGACAGTCGATGTGAATGCTATCTGCTGCTTAAGGGTTTGCTTTTGCCAGAAGTAATTGGGtcattttaatgaaagtaaTTACATAAGACCCAGGCTTCATAAGTAAATggctttttattaatttttttcttcctctggcGTGATTTGAAACTGCCTTCAGCCAGCATAACTATATGCAGTATCCTTTCTCTGCCCTCACTAAATAAAATTGCATCTCTTCCCACTAAATTAAGTTTTTATAATGTAAAACACTATAATACAAATCGGCTAGAAGCAATTTTGCATGTGGCAGggttaatgtaatgtaaatcatGTCTTCATCTCTAAAAGTGCAGTTGTGTGTTTGTAGTACGGGAAGGAGAGAGTGGAGAGCCTGAGGTAAGGCGGGTCGTTCGGTATCCTGACAGCCAGCAGCTCTTCGTAGGAAACGTGCCACATGATGTTGACAGGGCTGAGCTGAAAGAATTCTTTGAACGTAAGTCTGCGTCCCTGTGTACAAGGTGAAAGTTTGCATGCATGATGCCACATGGGCTTCggtgtgtgttgattttaagTGTAATTAAGTGTTGTTTGCCTGACTTCAGAGTATGGAACAGTACTGGAGTTGAGGATCAACAGTGGTGGTAAGCTGCCCAACTTTGGATTTGTGGTTTTTGATGATTCTGAGCCCGTACAGAAGATCCTGAGCAATCGGGTATGTCTGACATTGGAATTATTTATACTTTGTATTCTTGATGGTGATGATTTTGTGGATATGCCAATATTGGTCATCTTGTGTGTTGTAGCCCATTAAGCTGCGGGGAGATGTTCGTCTGaatgtggaggaaaagaaaactCGTTCAGCGCGTGAAGGAGAAAGGCACATCCGTCCCAGGGGCCCTGGAGGACCACGGGACAGG is drawn from Ictalurus furcatus strain D&B chromosome 8, Billie_1.0, whole genome shotgun sequence and contains these coding sequences:
- the g3bp1 gene encoding ras GTPase-activating protein-binding protein 1 isoform X1 produces the protein MVMEKPSAQLVGREFVRQYYTLLNQAPDYLHRFYGKNSSYVHGGLDNGKPAEAVYGQSEIHKKVMALSFRDCHTKIRHVDAHATLNEGVVVQVMGELSNNMQPMRKFMQTFVLAPEGTVANKFYVHNDIFRYQDEVFGDSDSEPPEESEEEVEELEERVNSPEVQQEEAAAFYEQSPCVEPEVPQEELSVTPEPQPEPEPEMEPEAAAVELKEDSPSQAEPLSVEKSLRTPPSPTPAESAATIPDENRPFSWALVTSKNLPQGGVVPASGIPPHVVKAPANQQPRVEVKPEPQTTVQRPQRDQRPREQRPGPLPAQRAPRPGVREGESGEPEVRRVVRYPDSQQLFVGNVPHDVDRAELKEFFEQYGTVLELRINSGGKLPNFGFVVFDDSEPVQKILSNRPIKLRGDVRLNVEEKKTRSAREGERHIRPRGPGGPRDRIGGPRGPPPRGGMAQKPSFGAGRGAGTSEGRYSGPRQ
- the g3bp1 gene encoding ras GTPase-activating protein-binding protein 1 isoform X3, translating into MVMEKPSAQLVGREFVRQYYTLLNQAPDYLHRFYGKNSSYVHGGLDNGKPAEAVYGQSEIHKKVMALSFRDCHTKIRHVDAHATLNEGVVVQVMGELSNNMQPMRKFMQTFVLAPEGTVANKFYVHNDIFRYQDEVFGDSDSEPPEESEEEVEELEERVNSPEVQQEEAAAFYEQSPCVEPEVPQEELSVTPEPQPEPEPEMEPEAAAVELKEDSPSQAEPLSVEKSLRTPPSPTPAESAATIPDENRQPRVEVKPEPQTTVQRPQRDQRPREQRPGPLPAQRAPRPGVREGESGEPEVRRVVRYPDSQQLFVGNVPHDVDRAELKEFFEQYGTVLELRINSGGKLPNFGFVVFDDSEPVQKILSNRPIKLRGDVRLNVEEKKTRSAREGERHIRPRGPGGPRDRIGGPRGPPPRGGMAQKPSFGAGRGAGTSEGRYSGPRQ
- the g3bp1 gene encoding ras GTPase-activating protein-binding protein 1 isoform X4 — its product is MVMEKPSAQLVGREFVRQYYTLLNQAPDYLHRFYGKNSSYVHGGLDNGKPAEAVYGQSEIHKKVMALSFRDCHTKIRHVDAHATLNEGVVVQVMGELSNNMQPMRKFMQTFVLAPEGTVANKFYVHNDIFRYQDEVFGDSDSEPPEESEEEVEELEERVNSPEVQQEEAAAFYEQSPCVEPEVPQEELSVTPEPQPEPEPEMEPEAAAVELKEDSPSQAEPLSVEKSLRTPPSPTPAESAATIPDENRPRVEVKPEPQTTVQRPQRDQRPREQRPGPLPAQRAPRPGVREGESGEPEVRRVVRYPDSQQLFVGNVPHDVDRAELKEFFEQYGTVLELRINSGGKLPNFGFVVFDDSEPVQKILSNRPIKLRGDVRLNVEEKKTRSAREGERHIRPRGPGGPRDRIGGPRGPPPRGGMAQKPSFGAGRGAGTSEGRYSGPRQ
- the g3bp1 gene encoding ras GTPase-activating protein-binding protein 1 isoform X2, which produces MVMEKPSAQLVGREFVRQYYTLLNQAPDYLHRFYGKNSSYVHGGLDNGKPAEAVYGQSEIHKKVMALSFRDCHTKIRHVDAHATLNEGVVVQVMGELSNNMQPMRKFMQTFVLAPEGTVANKFYVHNDIFRYQDEVFGDSDSEPPEESEEEVEELEERVNSPEVQQEEAAAFYEQSPCVEPEVPQEELSVTPEPQPEPEPEMEPEAAAVELKEDSPSQAEPLSVEKSLRTPPSPTPAESAATIPDENRPFSWALVTSKNLPQGGVVPASGIPPHVVKAPANQPRVEVKPEPQTTVQRPQRDQRPREQRPGPLPAQRAPRPGVREGESGEPEVRRVVRYPDSQQLFVGNVPHDVDRAELKEFFEQYGTVLELRINSGGKLPNFGFVVFDDSEPVQKILSNRPIKLRGDVRLNVEEKKTRSAREGERHIRPRGPGGPRDRIGGPRGPPPRGGMAQKPSFGAGRGAGTSEGRYSGPRQ